One genomic region from Salvia hispanica cultivar TCC Black 2014 chromosome 2, UniMelb_Shisp_WGS_1.0, whole genome shotgun sequence encodes:
- the LOC125203210 gene encoding SAGA-associated factor 11 produces the protein MSVPKDDGMPFPSELLSDVFDELLDCIIVDVASESHRIARLGLDRHLDDEEEELRLSAEARARASDPSHSGEANGKYVVDIFGQTHPAIANEIFECMNCSRSIVAGRFAPHLEKCMGKGRKARLKSTRSSTAAQNRYSRGSPVSNTNRLANGSAGNAGHEYPNGASEEP, from the exons ATGTCAGTGCCAAAAGATGATGGCATGCCCTTCCCTTCTGAG CTCTTATCAGACGTTTTCGATGAGCTTCTTGATTGTATTATCGTTGATGTTGCATCAGAGTCGCACCGTATAGCTAGGCTAGGACTTGACCGTCATTTGgatgatgaggaagaggagTTGAGGCTGTCGGCTGAGGCACGAGCAAGGGCATCCGACCCTAGCCATAGTGGGGAAGCCAATGGTAAATACGTGGTTGACATATTTGGGCAAACTCACCCTGCAATTGCTAATGAGATATTTGAGTGCATGAACTGCAGCCGATCTATTGTGGCTGGGAGATTCGCTCCTCATTTGGAAAAATGCATGGGAAAG GGTAGAAAGGCGCGCCTCAAGTCGACTAGGAGCTCGACAGCTGCACAGAACCGCTACTCTCGAGGGAGCCCTGTTTCCAATACGAACCGTTTGGCTAACGGAAGCGCTGGAAATGCAGGTCATGAATATCCCAATGGAGCATCGGAAGAACCATGA
- the LOC125203212 gene encoding histidine-containing phosphotransfer protein 1 has product MEAEQLQRSFIEYTSGLFREGFLDGQFSQLQMLQDETNPDFVFEVVSLFFEDSDRLLHDLSLALDQQNVDFKKIDAHVHQFKGSSSSIGAQRVKNTCIAFHSFCEEQNVEGCLGCLQQVKQEYLLVKTKLEALLRLEQQIVAAGGTIPMLNEFC; this is encoded by the exons atgGAGGCGGAGCAGCTGCAGAGGAGCTTCATTGAGTACACCAGTGGCCTATTTCGTGAG GGATTCTTGGATGGTCAGTTCAGTCAGCTTCAGATGCTTCAAGATGAAACCAATCctgattttgtgtttgaaGTTGTTTCCCTTTTCTTTGAGGATTCTGATAGGCTCCTCCATGATCTCTCCCTTGCTCT AGATCAGCAGAATGTGGACTTCAAGAAGATTGATGCTCATGTTCATCAGTTCAAAGGCAGCAGCTCTAG CATTGGTGCACAGAGAGTTAAGAACACTTGCATTGCTTTCCACAGCTTCTGTGAAGAACAGAACGTCGAAGG GTGTTTGGGATGCTTGCAGCAAGTGAAGCAAGAATACCTGCTAGTCAAAACCAAACTCGAGGCGCTGCTACGG TTGGAGCAACAAATTGTGGCAGCAGGTGGAACAATTCCCATGCTGAACGAATTCTGCTGA
- the LOC125203209 gene encoding squamosa promoter-binding-like protein 7 isoform X2 yields the protein MEQNQIPTPPIEAQIPADDPTASSLFDWSDFLDFNVDEGLHPAPSLPHSEQEQEQEQAGGSDPAQEKPGAVRKRDPRLLCSNFLARVPCACPELDAKLAEEERQLPSKKRTRVARGPSGPARCQVPGCEDDISELKGYHKRHRVCLRCANAVSVVIDGEAKRYCQQCGKFHILSDFDEGKRSCRRKLERHNNRRRRKPHDSKEGTEKESQPIILADDLSGDDDDAGKDGISVNGQIEEKEPLLESDGQVSVRGSQNLQSDSIVSLSTSGEPHAKADTQDPTFKQSPPYCDNKSSYSSACPAGRISFKLYDWNPAEFPRRLRLQIFQWLASMPVELEGYIRPGCTILTAFIAMPEPVWRKLLEEPALCIKNLVSSPGSLLSGRGAMHVYLNDMIFRITKDATLVHEVKVKHRAPKLHFIYPNCFEAGRPMEFVACGSHLLQPNFRFLISFAGQYLAYKIRVSSPCEKGHANSADHQLLKIYVPQIDIALSGPGFVEVENQSGLSNFIPVLVSDKETCAEMVILQQKSATPFSSSSSSQELECCSPRPACEVLASRQAEFSEFVLDVAWLLKKPASKQKLTSSHILRLNCLLKYLMEKESTVVLDGLCCSMRSAMDNDLVDSDSDSDLRLLQKNMNTARRRLAPRSHQKVVANTPTPSGNCCSHSSENDASSLIPSSSLGLQRTVKKLIGLVRPRPSLNEDTATVPLLQDEVIMNVNLQERPSRSWSSRTLSTWRLLVMAVMAVGVCFGVCAVVVHPQQVGRITSTIHSCVFDNSGR from the exons ATGGAGCAAAATCAAATCCCAACTCCACCAATTGAAGCCCAAATTCCGGCCGACGACCCCACCGCATCGTCCCTCTTCGACTGGTCGGATTTCCTCGACTTCAACGTCGATGAGGGCCTTCACCCTGCGCCGTCGCTTCCCCACTCCGAGCAGGAGCAGGAGCAGGAGCAGGCAGGTGGGTCCGACCCGGCCCAAGAGAAGCCCGGCGCGGTGAGGAAAAGGGACCCCAGATTGCTGTGCTCCAATTTCCTGGCCCGGGTCCCCTGCGCTTGCCCCGAATTGGACGCCAAGCTGGCCGAGGAGGAGCGCCAGCTCCCCAGTAAGAAGCGGACCCGGGTAGCCAGGGGGCCCAGTGGCCCGGCCCGGTGCCAGGTGCCGGGCTGCGAGGATGATATCTCTGAGCTTAAAGGGTATCACAAGCGCCACCGCGTTTGCTTGCGCTGTGCGAATGCGGTCTCTGTGGTTATTGATGGCGAGGCCAAGAGATACTGCCAGCAGTGTGGAAA GTTCCACATCTTGTCAGATTTTGATGAGGGCAAACGTAGTTGTAGGAGGAAACTAGAACGTCATAATAACAGACGTAGAAGGAAACCACATGATTCTAAAGAAGGTACTGAAAAGGAATCTCAACCGATAATCTTGGCTGATGATCTCAGCggcgatgatgatgatgctgGAAAAG ATGGAATAAGTGTGAACGGTCAGATTGAAGAGAAGGAGCCTTTGCTGGAGTCAGATGGGCAGGTCTCTGTTCGAGGCTCGCAGAATCTCCAAAGCGATAGTATTGTATCATTATCCACCTCTGGCGAACCTCATGCCAAAGCTGATACACAGGATCCGACATTCAAGCAGTCTCCACCCTACTGTGACAACAAGAGTAGTTATTCCTCCGCG TGCCCTGCAGGTAGGATTTCATTTAAGCTCTATGACTGGAATCCAGCTGAATTTCCTCGACGCCTTCGACTTCAA ATATTCCAATGGTTGGCTAGCATGCCTGTTGAGTTGGAGGGGTATATCCGTCCGGGTTGTACAATCTTGACTGCTTTTATTGCAATGCCGGAACCAGTGTGGCGTAAG TTATTGGAGGAACCGGCTTTATGCATCAAAAATCTTGTTTCGTCACCAGGGAGCCTTTTGTCGGGAAGAGGCGCAATGCATGTTTATCTGAATGACATGATTTTTCGAATCACAAAAG ATGCAACTTTGGTACATGAGGTTAAAGTAAAACATCGAGCTCCGAagcttcatttcatttatccAAATTGCTTCGAGGCTGGCAGGCCAATGGAATTCGTGGCCTGTGGAAGCCATCTACTCCAACCAAACTTCCG gtttttaatatcatttgctGGACAGTACCTGGCATATAAAATCCGTGTTTCATCTCCGTGTGAGAAAGGCCACGCCAATAGTGCTGACCATCAGCTGTTGAAGATATATGTCCCTCAAATTGATATTGCCCTTTCTGGCCCTGGTTTTGTCGAG GTTGAAAACCAGTCTGGTTTGTCCAACTTCATCCCGGTCCTCGTTAGTGACAAAGAAACGTGTGCAGAAATGGTGATCTTGCAACAAAAGTCTGCAACacccttctcctcctcctcctcctcccaaGAACTAGAATGCTGTTCTCCACGGCCTGCATGCGAAGTTCTTGCTTCACGGCAAGCTGAGTTCTCAGAGTTCGTCTTAGATGTGGCGTGGTTGCTGAAGAAACCGGCATCAAAGCAAAAGCTGACATCGTCCCACATTCTAAGATTGAACTGTTTATTGAAGTACTTGATGGAAAAGGAGTCTACAGTCGTTCTGGATGGACTATGTTGCTCGATGAGATCCGCAATGGACAACGATTTGGTTGATAGCGACTCTGATTCCGACCTGAGGCTATTacagaaaaatatgaacactGCTCGGAGAAGGCTCGCTCCTAGATCACATCAAAAAGTGGTTGCCAATACCCCCACACCAAGTGGAAACTGTTGCAGCCACAGCTCGGAAAATGATGCCTCGTCTCTCATCCCGTCATCTAGTCTG GGTCTTCAGAGAACGGTGAAGAAACTGATCGGGCTCGTGAGGCCCCGGCCCTCTTTAAACGAAGACACGGCGACAGTTCCTCTTTTGCAAGACGAAGTGATCATGAACGTCAATCTTCAGGAGAGGCCGAGTAGGTCTTGGAGTTCAAGAACGCTTTCTACTTGGCGGCTCCTTGTAATGGCGGTGATGGCCGTCGGTGTCTGTTTTGGAGTGTGCGCAGTCGTGGTCCACCCTCAACAGGTTGGCCGGATCACATCTACCATACACAGCTGCGTGTTCGACAACTCTGGACGCTGA
- the LOC125203209 gene encoding squamosa promoter-binding-like protein 7 isoform X1: MEQNQIPTPPIEAQIPADDPTASSLFDWSDFLDFNVDEGLHPAPSLPHSEQEQEQEQAGGSDPAQEKPGAVRKRDPRLLCSNFLARVPCACPELDAKLAEEERQLPSKKRTRVARGPSGPARCQVPGCEDDISELKGYHKRHRVCLRCANAVSVVIDGEAKRYCQQCGKFHILSDFDEGKRSCRRKLERHNNRRRRKPHDSKEGTEKESQPIILADDLSGDDDDAGKDGISVNGQIEEKEPLLESDGQVSVRGSQNLQSDSIVSLSTSGEPHAKADTQDPTFKQSPPYCDNKSSYSSACPAGRISFKLYDWNPAEFPRRLRLQIFQWLASMPVELEGYIRPGCTILTAFIAMPEPVWRKLLEEPALCIKNLVSSPGSLLSGRGAMHVYLNDMIFRITKDATLVHEVKVKHRAPKLHFIYPNCFEAGRPMEFVACGSHLLQPNFRFLISFAGQYLAYKIRVSSPCEKGHANSADHQLLKIYVPQIDIALSGPGFVEVENQSGLSNFIPVLVSDKETCAEMVILQQKSATPFSSSSSSQELECCSPRPACEVLASRQAEFSEFVLDVAWLLKKPASKQKLTSSHILRLNCLLKYLMEKESTVVLDGLCCSMRSAMDNDLVDSDSDSDLRLLQKNMNTARRRLAPRSHQKVVANTPTPSGNCCSHSSENDASSLIPSSSLNFISQGLQRTVKKLIGLVRPRPSLNEDTATVPLLQDEVIMNVNLQERPSRSWSSRTLSTWRLLVMAVMAVGVCFGVCAVVVHPQQVGRITSTIHSCVFDNSGR, from the exons ATGGAGCAAAATCAAATCCCAACTCCACCAATTGAAGCCCAAATTCCGGCCGACGACCCCACCGCATCGTCCCTCTTCGACTGGTCGGATTTCCTCGACTTCAACGTCGATGAGGGCCTTCACCCTGCGCCGTCGCTTCCCCACTCCGAGCAGGAGCAGGAGCAGGAGCAGGCAGGTGGGTCCGACCCGGCCCAAGAGAAGCCCGGCGCGGTGAGGAAAAGGGACCCCAGATTGCTGTGCTCCAATTTCCTGGCCCGGGTCCCCTGCGCTTGCCCCGAATTGGACGCCAAGCTGGCCGAGGAGGAGCGCCAGCTCCCCAGTAAGAAGCGGACCCGGGTAGCCAGGGGGCCCAGTGGCCCGGCCCGGTGCCAGGTGCCGGGCTGCGAGGATGATATCTCTGAGCTTAAAGGGTATCACAAGCGCCACCGCGTTTGCTTGCGCTGTGCGAATGCGGTCTCTGTGGTTATTGATGGCGAGGCCAAGAGATACTGCCAGCAGTGTGGAAA GTTCCACATCTTGTCAGATTTTGATGAGGGCAAACGTAGTTGTAGGAGGAAACTAGAACGTCATAATAACAGACGTAGAAGGAAACCACATGATTCTAAAGAAGGTACTGAAAAGGAATCTCAACCGATAATCTTGGCTGATGATCTCAGCggcgatgatgatgatgctgGAAAAG ATGGAATAAGTGTGAACGGTCAGATTGAAGAGAAGGAGCCTTTGCTGGAGTCAGATGGGCAGGTCTCTGTTCGAGGCTCGCAGAATCTCCAAAGCGATAGTATTGTATCATTATCCACCTCTGGCGAACCTCATGCCAAAGCTGATACACAGGATCCGACATTCAAGCAGTCTCCACCCTACTGTGACAACAAGAGTAGTTATTCCTCCGCG TGCCCTGCAGGTAGGATTTCATTTAAGCTCTATGACTGGAATCCAGCTGAATTTCCTCGACGCCTTCGACTTCAA ATATTCCAATGGTTGGCTAGCATGCCTGTTGAGTTGGAGGGGTATATCCGTCCGGGTTGTACAATCTTGACTGCTTTTATTGCAATGCCGGAACCAGTGTGGCGTAAG TTATTGGAGGAACCGGCTTTATGCATCAAAAATCTTGTTTCGTCACCAGGGAGCCTTTTGTCGGGAAGAGGCGCAATGCATGTTTATCTGAATGACATGATTTTTCGAATCACAAAAG ATGCAACTTTGGTACATGAGGTTAAAGTAAAACATCGAGCTCCGAagcttcatttcatttatccAAATTGCTTCGAGGCTGGCAGGCCAATGGAATTCGTGGCCTGTGGAAGCCATCTACTCCAACCAAACTTCCG gtttttaatatcatttgctGGACAGTACCTGGCATATAAAATCCGTGTTTCATCTCCGTGTGAGAAAGGCCACGCCAATAGTGCTGACCATCAGCTGTTGAAGATATATGTCCCTCAAATTGATATTGCCCTTTCTGGCCCTGGTTTTGTCGAG GTTGAAAACCAGTCTGGTTTGTCCAACTTCATCCCGGTCCTCGTTAGTGACAAAGAAACGTGTGCAGAAATGGTGATCTTGCAACAAAAGTCTGCAACacccttctcctcctcctcctcctcccaaGAACTAGAATGCTGTTCTCCACGGCCTGCATGCGAAGTTCTTGCTTCACGGCAAGCTGAGTTCTCAGAGTTCGTCTTAGATGTGGCGTGGTTGCTGAAGAAACCGGCATCAAAGCAAAAGCTGACATCGTCCCACATTCTAAGATTGAACTGTTTATTGAAGTACTTGATGGAAAAGGAGTCTACAGTCGTTCTGGATGGACTATGTTGCTCGATGAGATCCGCAATGGACAACGATTTGGTTGATAGCGACTCTGATTCCGACCTGAGGCTATTacagaaaaatatgaacactGCTCGGAGAAGGCTCGCTCCTAGATCACATCAAAAAGTGGTTGCCAATACCCCCACACCAAGTGGAAACTGTTGCAGCCACAGCTCGGAAAATGATGCCTCGTCTCTCATCCCGTCATCTAGTCTG AACTTTATCTCTCAGGGTCTTCAGAGAACGGTGAAGAAACTGATCGGGCTCGTGAGGCCCCGGCCCTCTTTAAACGAAGACACGGCGACAGTTCCTCTTTTGCAAGACGAAGTGATCATGAACGTCAATCTTCAGGAGAGGCCGAGTAGGTCTTGGAGTTCAAGAACGCTTTCTACTTGGCGGCTCCTTGTAATGGCGGTGATGGCCGTCGGTGTCTGTTTTGGAGTGTGCGCAGTCGTGGTCCACCCTCAACAGGTTGGCCGGATCACATCTACCATACACAGCTGCGTGTTCGACAACTCTGGACGCTGA